In the genome of Quercus robur chromosome 3, dhQueRobu3.1, whole genome shotgun sequence, one region contains:
- the LOC126719934 gene encoding uncharacterized protein LOC126719934 codes for MVKKANGNWRMCVDFTDLNRACTKDSYPLPRIDTLVDSTARHQLLSFIDAFSGYNQTRMDVSDQEKTSFVTSQGLFCYKIGRNVQVYVDDMLVKSLREKDHLDDLRETFNTLRSFSMKLNPSKCAFGVTAGKFLGFMVSQRGIEVNPKKVRVIMELEPPRTVKEVQSLNGKIAALNRFVSRATDRCLPFFRTLRKSFEWTNECQAAFNDLKAYLSSPLLLSPSVQGEELYLYLAVSHAAVSAALVREEEGIQKPVYFTSRALRGAEERYPQMEKWAFALVIAARRLKPYFQAHTIIVLTDKPLRKAMNSPEAAGRMALWAIELSEFDIQYRPRTAMKGQAVANFIAEFTLGEDQLEEVKEQWKIYTDGSSNRRAGGAGVVIQTPQGDTIRCRIRLDFPITNNEAEYEALVAGLDLAKAAGAENVIVHCDSQVVTSQINGDYECKNDRMKKYLEEVKYRTNSIKVEFVQIPREENGWADQLAKSASAEFVVVPEQVLSFMQTSSLIDNETNMQVEDSGGDWTTPLIAYLKAGVLPDEKGAARKLKVQASRFVLIKDILYKRGFSRPYLRCLCKEEANYVMREVHEGICGNHSGARSLVHKLIRAGYYWPTMMKDAQAYVQSCDKCQRFSNFIRQPSEDLTPMTAPWPFAQWGLDIMGPLPTAVRQLKFLVVGIDYFTKWVEAEALATIMEKNIRSFVEVTNRSLLKIIKTSLEGAKGIWPDELPSVLWAYRTTARTPTGETPFQLAYGTEAVIPAEVGLTNYQVESYDEDVNKEAMRLQLDLLDEVRTMAEQRLARYQNLMARHHNNKVRHRDFKVGDLVLRKVMGAARDSSQGKLGPNWEGPYRITSWLRKGTYHLDTLDGRKLQHPWNSEHLRKYY; via the exons ATGGTGAAGAAGGCAAACGGGAATTGGcggatgtgtgtagacttcacagacctcAATAGAGCTTGCACCAAAGACAGCTACCCGCTCCCACGGATAGACACCCTGGTGGATTCAACTGCAAGACATCAGCTCCTAAGCTTCATAGACGCCTTCTCGGGCTACAACCAAACCCGGATGGATGTATCTGATCAAGAAAAAACCTCCTTCGTCACCAGCCAGGGATTATTCTGctacaag ATAGGCAGGAATGTTCAGGTTTACGTTGACGACATGTTAGTCAAAAGCCTGCGCGAGAAAGATCATCTAGACGACCTCCGAGAAACATTCAACACACTTCGGTCATTCAGCATGAAGCTAAATCCGAGCAAGTGCGCGTTCGGAGTCACGGCGGGAAAGTTCCTGGGTTTTATGGTGTCCCAGAGAGGGATAGAAGTCAACCCGAAGAAGGTACGGGTCATAATGGAGTTAGAACCCCCGAGGACGGTCAAGGAAGTCCAGAGTTTAAATGGAAAGATTGCGGCCCTAAACAGATTCGTCTCAAGGGCAACAGACAGGTGCTTACCATTCTTCCGAACCCTAAGAAAGTCATTTGAGTGGACGAATGAGTGCCAAGCGGCCTTCAACGACTTAAAGGCGTATCTCTCATCTCCTCTATTACTCAGTCCTTCCGTGCAAGGTGAAGAACTCTACCTTTACTTAGCAGTCTCGCATGCCGCAGTAAGCGCAGCTTTAGTAAGGGAGGAGGAAGGGATACAAAAACCTGTCTATTTTACCAGCCGTGCACTCCGTGGTGCAGAGGAGAGGTACCCCCAGATGGAGAAGTGGGCTTTCGCACTAGTAATAGCTGCGCGGAGACTTAAGCcgtacttccaggcacacacaatCATTGTCTTAACAGACAAGCCACTAAGGAAAGCTATGAACAGCCCGGAAGCAGCAGGAAGAATGGCCTTGTGGGCAATAGAGCTAAGCGAGTTCGACATTCAGTACCGCCCACGGACGGCTATGAAAGGACAAGCAGTAGCTAACTTCATCGCCGAATTTACACTCGGGGAGGACCAATTGGAAGAAGTAAAGGAACAGTGGAAAATCTACACAGACGGGTCCTCAAACAGGCGAGCCGGAGGAGCTGGGGTCGTAATACAAACTCCGCAGGGAGACACGATACGATGCAGGATCCGCCTGGATTTTCCAATAACCAACAACGAGGCAGAGTATGAGGCCTTGGTGGCGGGACTAGACCTCGCAAAAGCCGCAGGAGCGGAGAACGTAATTGTCCATTGCGATTCGCAAGTGGTAACAAGTCAGATCAATGGCGACTACGAATGCAAGAACGATAGAATGAAGAAATACTTGGAAGAAGTGAAGTACCGGACCAACAGTATCAAAGTCGAATTCGTTCAAATCCCGAGGGAAGAGAACGGGTGGGCTGACCAACTAGCAAAATCTGCATCAGCCGAGTTCGTAGTGGTCCCCGAACAGGTATTGTCATTCATGCAAACATCCTCATTAATCGATAACGAAACAAACATGCAGGTTGAGGACTCTGGGGGTGACTGGACTACGCCATTGATCGCCTACCTAAAGGCCGGGGTGTTACCGGATGAGAAAGGTGCTGCCAGAAAATTGAAGGTCCAGGCATCACGATTCGTGCTGATAAAAGACATCTTATATAAAAGAGGTTTCTCTCGACCATACCTGAGGTGTTTGTGCAAAGAAGAGGCGAATTATGTAATGAGAGAGGTGCACGAGggtatctgcggaaaccactcaggggcGCGGTCACTGGTGCATAAACTGATCCGTGCAGGGTACTACTGGCCTACAATGATGAAGGATGCGCAGGCCTATGTCCAATcttgcgacaaatgccagaggttcagcaatttcattAGGCAGCCGTCCGAAGATCTGACACCTATGACGGCACCTTGGCCGTTTGCGCAATGGGGACTTGACATTATGGGCCCCCTTCCTACAGCAGTCAGGCAGTTAAAATTCCTAGTCGTCGGCATAGACTACTTTACCAAGTGGGTCGAGGCAGAAGCCTTAGCCACCATCATGGAGAAAAATATCCGAAGTTTT gttgaggtcacaaaccgatccctaCTCAAGATAATCAAGACCAGTCTTGAAGGAGCAAAAGGCATATGGCCAGACGAACTACCTAGTGTCCTATGGGCATACCGGACCACAGCAAGAACACCCACTGGAGAAACACCGTTCCAACTTGCGTATGGGACAGAAGCTGTCATTCCTGCAGAAGTGGGACTCACCAACTACCAGGTGGAAAGCTACGACGAAGATGTGAACAAAGAAGCTATGCGCCTCCAGCTTGATCTACTGGACGAAGTCAGAACGATGGCCGAGCAAAGGCTAGCACGCTATCAGAATCTCATGGCAAGACATCACAACAACAAAGTAAGGCATAGGGACTTCAAGGTCGGGGACCTAGTACTACGGAAGGTAATGGGTGCCGCCAGAGACTCCTCAcaaggaaaactcggccccaactgggaaggaccctacaggatTACGTCATGGCTAAGGAAGGGCACCTACCACCTCGACACATTGGATGGACGAAAGCTACAGCACCCATGGAACTCAGAGCATCTTCGGAAATACTACtag
- the LOC126719935 gene encoding uncharacterized protein LOC126719935, which translates to MQIKDEGALTFPRKLKGDPNKRPRDKYCRFHRDHGHDTANCYDLKQQIEALIRQGKLQRFVSKEKTDKPEEQTPRRENERPRPPIGDIRMIIGGTVATGSSKIARKTYLRTVHSVQLTGSVPKMPRIGYPVIHFSEDDARRLHHPHDDALVVSLQIGDYNMHRVLVDNGSSADILYYPAFQQMRIDRELLSPTNAPLVGFGGAKIFPLGAITVTVTAGDYPQQITKEVTFLVVDCSFAYNAILGRPTLNAWKAVTSTYHLMIKFPTEYGVGELLGNQVAARECYIAVIEMEDQQQTMCIGK; encoded by the coding sequence atgcaaatcaaagatgaaGGAGCATTGACATTCCCAAGGAAGTTGAAAGGAGATCCCAACAAAAGACCGAGggacaagtattgtcgctttcATCGGGACCATGGGCATGACACTGCCAACTGCTACGACCtgaagcagcagattgaggcACTGATCAGACAGGGAAAGTTACAAAGGTTCGTCAGCAAGGAAAAGACCGACAAACCGGAAGAGCAGACCCCACGACGGGAGAACGAGCGCCCCAGACCACCAATAGGGGACATTCGGATGATAATAGGGGGCACAGTTGCAACCGGGTCTTCCAAAATAGCCCGCAAAACCTACCTTAGGACGGTTCATAGCGTCCAACTCACAGGATCCGTACCGAAGATGCCACGAATAGGTTACCCCGTCATACACTTTTCAGAGGATGATGCTCGGAGACTTCACCATCCTCATGACGATGCACTGGTGGTCAGCCTACAGATTGGGGATTATAATATGCATCGGGTACTCGTCGACAACGGCAGCTCAGCGGACATCCTGTACTATCCAGCATTCCAGCAGATGAGAATTGACAGGGAACTATTGTCCCCAACGAACGCCCCACTCGTAGGATTTGGGGGCGCAAagatattccctttgggcgcaatAACTGTAACAGTGACCGCAGGTGACTATCCTCAGCAAATCACCAAGGAAGTAACATTTCTCGTGGTCGACTGCTCGTTCGCCTACAACGCCATCCTCGGCCGACCAACTCTCAATGCCTGGAAGGCGGTAACTTCGACGTACCACCTAATGATTAAATTCCCGACGGAGTacggggtaggagagctactgGGAAATCAAGTCGCTGCCCGAGAGTGCTATATTGCCGTGATAGAAATGGAGGATCAACAGCAGACGATGTGTATCGGGAAATAG
- the LOC126719936 gene encoding uncharacterized protein LOC126719936, protein MEVMMNALKGRVSSDLDDLVNRIDSPFTASVNSSPLPPKFRMPQIESYDGVKDPLDHLETFKTLMHLQGVPDEIMCRAFPTTLKGPARVWFGRLTPNSINTFKELSAQFTSHFIGGHRYKRSTACLMSIKQREDETLQAYITRFNKEALSIDEADDKIMVAAFTSGLRKGKFLFSLYKNDPKTMAEVLYRATKYMNAEDTLLAREEKPKKRERQEDTRQDRGRKVARTGD, encoded by the coding sequence ATGGAGGTCATGATGAACGCCCTGAAGGGGCGGGTATCCTCCGACCTCGACGATTTAGTGAACAGGATCGACTCACCATTCACTGCGTCCGTCAACTCATCCCCCCTGCCACCGAAGTTCCGAATGCCTCAGATCGAAAGTTACGACGGGGTCAAAGACCCCCTTGATCatctagagaccttcaagaccctgatgcaccttcagggggtACCTGACGAGATCATGTGCAGAGCGTTCCCGACCACACTAAAGGGACCTGCGAGGGTTTGGTTCGGTAGACTGACACCGAACTCCATCAATACTTTCAAGGAGTTGAGCGCCCAGTTCACCTCCCACTTCATTGGCGGACATCGGTACAAGAGGTCCACCGCGTGCTTGATGAGCATCAAGCAACGAGAAGACGAGACGTTGCAAGCCTACATAACCCGTTTCAACAAAGAAGCCCTTTCGATCGACGAAGCGGATGATAAGATAATGGTAGCCGCGTTTACAAGCGGGCTGCGGAAGGGGAAGTTCTTGTTTTCCTTGTACAAGAACGACCCGAAGACCATGGCGGAAGTACTCTATAGGGCTACCAAGTATATGAATGCAGAAGACACACTGTTGGCCCGCGAAGAGAAACCTAAGAAGAGGGAGAGGCAGGAGGATACTCGACAAGATAGGGGGCGAAAGGTAGCTAGAACCGGGGATTAG
- the LOC126718871 gene encoding cytochrome P450 CYP749A22-like — translation MGAVRIFAIFFSSSLCLYIVLALIRVVHKLWWTPIRIQHQMRSQGITGLPYRFVGGSTKEILNMKKEALSRPMGLSHDLLSRVQPHVHSWVNKYGKNFLQWYGTQPQLVITEPELIKEILNNKDKAYPKEAAVGYMKKLFGDGLSASEGEKWAKMKKLANHAFHAESLKNMTPAMITSAEEMLERWKHHEGKEIEVFEEIRLYTSEVISKTAFGSSYVEGKKIFQMLMKLASLTAINGYKLRFPGISKIYKTKDEIESEELEKDIHDSILEIIKKREMKVMTREFGSSTGGDFLDLLLKAHHDANVDRRISVQDIVDECKTFYIAGQETTTTLLTWTLFLLAIHPDWQEKARKEVLDFFGQQNPTPDGITKLKTMSMIINETLRLYTPTLSVLRIVEREARLGKLILPANLSLYIPPLALHHDPQIWGEDVHLFKPERFSEGVAKATNNNIAAFFPFGMGPRTCVGMNFATNEAKIALSMILQRYSFTISPAYVHSPVQHFTLRPQHGIQVLLHPL, via the exons atgggtGCTGTTAGAATCTTTGCAATCTTTTTTTCAAGCTCTCTCTGCCTCTACATTGTCTTGGCTCTAATCCGGGTCGTTCACAAACTATGGTGGACTCCTATTCGCATACAACATCAAATGCGTTCACAGGGAATCACAGGTCTTCCTTACAGATTCGTCGGTGGAAGCACCAAAGAAATTTTGAACATGAAAAAAGAAGCCTTGAGTAGGCCAATGGGTTTATCACATGACTTATTGTCCAGAGTTCAGCCTCATGTTCATTCATGGGTCAACaaatatg GGAAGAATTTTCTTCAATGGTATGGCACTCAACCTCAACTGGTCATTACAGAACCAGAGCTTATCAAAGAGATACTGAACAATAAAGACAAAGCTTATCCGAAGGAAGCGGCTGTAGGCTATATGAAGAAGCTCTTCGGAGATGGGCTTTCGGCATCTGAAGGTGAAAAATGGGCAAAGATGAAGAAATTGGCCAATCATGCCTTCCATGCCGAGAGCCTGAAA AATATGACTCCAGCAATGATCACAAGTGCGGAGGAAATGCTAGAACGGTGGAAACATCATGAAGGCAAAGAGATCGAGGTATTCGAAGAAATTAGACTATATACATCAGAAGTGATTTCCAAGACTGCTTTTGGGAGTAGTTACGTAGAAGGGAAGAAGATTTTTCAGATGTTGATGAAATTGGCCTCGTTAACAGCCATCAATGGTTACAAACTCAGGTTTCCCGGCATCAG taaaatttataaaacaaaagatGAAATTGAATCGGAGGAGCTTGAAAAAGATATACACGACTCTATATTAGAGATAattaagaaaagagaaatgaagGTAATGACTAGAGAGTTCGGCAGCAGTACTGGGGGTGATTTTCTTGATTTACTTTTAAAGGCTCATCATGATGCCAATGTTGACCGAAGGATTTCAGTACAAGATATAGTGGATGAGTGCAAGACATTTTACATTGCTGGACAAGAAACCACTACTACTTTACTTACATGGACTCTATTTCTTCTGGCAATCCACCCTGATTGGCAAGAGAAAGCAAGAAAGGAGGTGCTCGATTTTTTTGGCCAACAAAATCCAACTCCAGATGGCATCACAAAACTCAAGACC ATGAGCATgatcatcaatgagactttgagGTTATATACTCCTACACTTTCAGTACTAAGAATAGTTGAAAGGGAAGCTAGACTGGGGAAGCTCATTCTTCCAGCTAATCTATCATTGTACATCCCACCTCTTGCACTTCATCATGACCCTCAAATATGGGGAGAGGACGTGCATCTTTTCAAACCAGAGAGATTCTCAGAAGGTGTTGCCAAGGCTACTAACAACAACATAGCtgctttttttccctttggaaTGGGACCTCGGACTTGTGTGGGTATGAACTTTGCCACCAATGAAGCAAAGATTGCTCTTTCAATGATTCTACAACGCTATTCCTTCACCATATCCCCAGCCTATGTCCACTCACCAGTTCAACATTTTACCCTTCGTCCACAACATGGAATTCAAGTGCTGCTACACCCATTGTGA